CACCGCGGCGCCGCGCGGCATGGAGAGGACGTGGTCCACCAGCAGGTGGCGGAAACAGAGGTAATCGGCGCCGAGGGTGGATTGGACGACGCAGCCTTCGTCGTTGCCGATGATGTCGTCATGCGCAACCATGCCCTTGTGGGAGTGGAAGTGTGCTCCGGGGACGAGCTCGATGGTGAAGTGGCGGCGCTTCGCGTCGGTGAGCTGCACCTTGTCGCCGGGCTGGAACTTGCCTGAGTACACCTATGCCCCCAAGTAGTAGGCGGTCAGGGCATCTTCGAACCAGCGTTGGTCTTGGAGGCCGCACAGCTCGCGGGCGGAGTGCATGGACAAAAGCGGGATGCCCACGTCCACCGTCGGGATGCCAAGCCGGGTCGAGGAGATCGGCCCGATGGTGGAGCCGCACGGCACCGCGTTGTGGCCAACGAAGAACTGCACCGGCGCCCCGGCCGCGCGGGAGGCGCGCTGCCAGATGGCCTGGGTGTCCGCGTCGGTGGCGTAACGCTGGTTTGCGTTGACCTTGAGCACCGGGCCGCGGTTCATCAGCGGGCGGTGGGTCGGGTCGTGCTTGTGCGGGTAGTTCGGGTGGACGGCGTGAGCAGCATCCGCGGAGACCTGGGATGACTGCGCGTAGATGTCCACCGGGTTCCCCACCTGCGCCGCTAGTTTGGCCAGCAGCCGCTCCAAGAGCGGGCCGCCGGCGCCGGTGGTGGTGGCGGAGCCGACCTCCTCGTGGTTGTAGGTGGCCAGCACCAAGATGTCGCCGTCCGTCGGCGCCTCCTCCACCGCACGCAACAGGGCAACCAAGGAGGCGTGCACGCTGGAGAGATTATCCAGCCGGCCGGCGGCCAAGGTGTCGCCCAGCACCGCCGGGGCCTGGGCGTCGGCGCAGATCAGCTCGTGGGAGACGATGCGCCCCTGATCCACCCCGGCAGCCTCGGCGATGATCTCCATCATCGGGCGATCCGCGCCCAGGATCGGCTGCATGTGGGTCTGGCGGTCCATCTCCGGCGGGTCTGAGCGGTAGAGGTGGATAGCCAGGTTGGGAACCCGGGCGATGGGTCCGGTGTTGACGAGGTGGGAGGAGCCGTCGTCAAGCGAGATGCGCCCCGCGAACGTGAGCTCGCGGTCGAACCACGTGCTCAGGATGGCGCCGCCGTAGACCTCGACGGCGAGTTGGCGGAAACCTTCGCGCTCGAAGTCAGGCTGCGGCTTGAGCGCGAGGCCCGGCGAGTCCGTGTGGGAGCCCACGATGCGGAAGCGCGGGCGCGGGTTCTCCGGCACCCACCAGGCGAGCACCGCGCCGCCGACCACCATCACGTGGCCGCCCGGGGTGGTTTCCCAATCCTCGGCGAAGCCGGCGGCGACCAGCGTGTCGCGCACGTTCGCGGCCGCGTGGAAGGAGCTCGGGCTGGCGGCGATGAAGTCCGCCAGTGTGTTCACTTCAGTGGACATAGTCATACAGTCCACCCTAGCGCTGGGTTAGGCTGAACCCACCATGACCGAAGCCGCCGCCAAGCCCCTCGCCATCTCGCCGTCCCGCGCCGCCGATTACCGCCAGTGCCCGCTGCAGTACCGGTTGCGCGCGATTGACAGGTTGCCGGAGCCGAAATCGATTCACCAGGTCCGCGGCACGCTGGTTCACGCGGTGCTGGAGACCATGTTCGACTGGCCTCGCGAGCAGCGCACCTTCCCCGCCGCCGTCAAGCAACTGCGCCCCGCGTGGGA
Above is a genomic segment from Corynebacterium sp. CNCTC7651 containing:
- a CDS encoding M18 family aminopeptidase, whose translation is MTMSTEVNTLADFIAASPSSFHAAANVRDTLVAAGFAEDWETTPGGHVMVVGGAVLAWWVPENPRPRFRIVGSHTDSPGLALKPQPDFEREGFRQLAVEVYGGAILSTWFDRELTFAGRISLDDGSSHLVNTGPIARVPNLAIHLYRSDPPEMDRQTHMQPILGADRPMMEIIAEAAGVDQGRIVSHELICADAQAPAVLGDTLAAGRLDNLSSVHASLVALLRAVEEAPTDGDILVLATYNHEEVGSATTTGAGGPLLERLLAKLAAQVGNPVDIYAQSSQVSADAAHAVHPNYPHKHDPTHRPLMNRGPVLKVNANQRYATDADTQAIWQRASRAAGAPVQFFVGHNAVPCGSTIGPISSTRLGIPTVDVGIPLLSMHSARELCGLQDQRWFEDALTAYYLGA